Genomic DNA from Nicotiana tabacum cultivar K326 chromosome 21, ASM71507v2, whole genome shotgun sequence:
AATGAACCTGAAAAGATGAATATAATCAGAATCAGATCGTGAAGAAGTCGAAAGAGAAAATAAGACAAAGACTGAATGAAAAGCTAAGCAAATAAGGTTCCTACCAAAAACTGTCTCTATCAGTCTATCCCAAGCTAGTTGGAAtcgactatatgaatcctcaatATAGATTTCACTCCATTTGGACACATTCCATTCCAACTAGCTTGGGATAGACTGATAGAGACATAGTTTTTGGTAGGAACTATGTCTGTAAAGTGTAAACAGAATATAAAATAGTTGAGTTTCTCTTACAATAAAGGTACTCCAAAAATTTTACTGGTATACACAGATCTGTAAACAGAATATAAAAGCTCATAGCAAACACTGTCAACATGATTAAGCATTAATTCATTTAGAGATTGCAAATGCCTCGAGTGAATCCTAAGGCTGTGGACTATTAGGCGCGCTGGAGGCAGATTTATAGGCAATATTATGGGACACGTGAACCCGTGGTCTTTCCACAAAATTATATATTTCACGCacatattttctaaaattgatatAATATTAACTGTTGGCACCCATGCTCCAAGAAGGTTGAATGTGGGGGGGGGGGATCAAGCTTTTCTCTCCAAAAAAAATACATATCCAGGTCCTTAATTTTCCGTTACTTAACTATTCATTTTTCCCACCTAAAATATTTTATGGTTGGGTATCCACAAAACTTTAGACTTACAAAGGACGTTCAGAAACAACCTTCatccaaaagagaaaaaaaggaaacagAAAAGGACAATCAAAAACAAACTGACATTGAGAGAGCACCAAAATGGTTGATGCGATGAGGAATggagaacaacaacaacaacaacaacccagtgtaatcccaaaagtggggtctggggagggtaatatgtacgcagaccttacctctacccgaggggcagagaggctgtttccaggagaccctcggctcaaagaggcaacaagagacactatattagtactatcaatagactcataataaaacaacataaaatatcattaaatccataacataacataaataccataaaaacaaagtaacagcaatataagagatataggaaatacgagaaagatgtaaggtatcTGAGGAATGGAGAACAAAATGACATATCCCGAGGTATCTGAAATATGTTAGAAGTTAAGTTTAACAGCTTGTAGGAACAGGAGATGGTTTTGAAATCTATATGGAGGCTTTCGAGATGAATCTATATGGAGTTAATATGATTGAAACAGTAGCTCACGATCCGGGAGATGGATTAAGCCTGATGACTATAATCTTGTTCTTTAGAATGacttgcaacaacaacaacaacccagtgagatcccacatgtggggtctggggagggtagtgcgtacgcagaccttacccctactccggaggagtagagaggctgttttcggtAGACCCTCGGCACAAGAAGGAAAGAGACAATGTATCAGTAGCAGCAAAGGAATCCTAACAGATAACACCAGCAACACAATAACCAGAAAATAGAGAGCAAAGTACTAACACTAAGTTCTTTAGAATGACttcacaaaattaaaatgagaaattgaGAATGGTTAACTAGGAGATAAGTGTACTTCGATTCATTCCTATTAGTTGTTTGCAAAAATAGCTACCAGACGTATACAATAAAAAAGAAGGTACAATAACTGCCAGAGCTATATATGCAAAATCATTCAGTAGTCTAATTACTTGTAAACTACCAGGTCCTGGGGAACGTGATTAAACTACTGTTAAACTATTTATGAACATAAAAATTTATTAACTCATTGAGAACCTGGTAAACTTTTAGTATCTAATTATAAACTAGAAGGTTAGTATTGTATCACTAAACTTGTAGCTTAGTACTTGGATTTAAATAAAAAAGAGATAACAATCGAAAAAAACAGAAGGGTAAAGGGGTAATTAAGATCACAAAAGAAGACAATACCTCATGAGAGAATGACAAGTCCAAGGTACATCGCTccacaaagaaaaataaaagatatcATTCCCCTGAAGAAATAGTGCAAGAAACAGAAAGATTTGTGATTCACAAATGATGATAAAAATTCCTCACATTCTTTAGTTAAGATCCGCATTGAAGCCAATACTAACCAGATAACTCCCCAACCAACACCATTACAAGGACAGGGACAGAGTTCAGCGAACTTCTCAGCATCACTTGAGTGCACTCTTCTAGATATTAAGTCATCATATATATCTGCATTGTCATATATATGTTAGATCATATCATGCTACAAGAGAAAAATTAGATACTAGAGAATGGATAGCCAGTACCATAAACTGAAAACAAGCTGTTCATAACCCCTGCAATTCACCAGAACCAACGTAAGTAACACAATAACCAAATTTAAAATGGAAGAGGGTGGGGAAAAGGATAAGTCCATACCTATGAAGAGAATTACGTAGCGAAGAATGCGAACTTTTGTTAGTTCTTGCAGAACCCATATTACAGCAATGAAAATGATAAATCCTGGCAAGTTGAGTCTGTGGTGATCAATGACTAAGCATAAAACAAATGTCTCTCAAGTATTGACAATAATCAAGATCCTGAATGTACAAACCGATGCAAAGTCCTCGCAGTGTCCACTGTTCACAAAAGTGAAGCATGTAAGATTCCGGAACTTTTTTTTTAACATTAGACAAGATTTACAACATAAAATTTGTGAATGTATACATTTATACATATTATCCTATCTTGTGAAAAGTCTAATTTAAAGAGTGAACTATCTGCAGTCATTGTACAAGATTGAATTCAAGTTCTTTTACTTAGCCCCGTACATTTTTGGCAATGAAGAGCACGATAAAAAGAGCAGCGATGAAACAACCAGCGGCAATCTTTGCAGTGAGAAGATTTGTCGATGCAAGTATGAGAACCATCCCCCCAAAAGACGAACCAAGATCTTCAGGAAAGCACAGAATTAATCAGAAAAATAAAAGGTAGCCAGAAGTTAAATTGACAAAGCAATCGGCATATAGAAAAGTAAGCTTAAACGCATCATCAACTGGGAACTTGTGTAGGGTATACTTCATTTGTCTTTTAGACAACAAAACTAGGAAGCACTTCAGTGCAGTGAGATTTTGGAACTTCTCAAAAGAAAGTAATTACATCCAGCAGGCAAGATCAACCAATAAACACCGCCACGTGTTTGTGTCACTCCCCCTTCATTGGCATGAACTTGCATTCCTTCCACCTGTATGTAATGGTAAACCAGAAATGGAGTCATTTAGAATACGAATTAACATGTATCTGCATTTACTAGATAGTTTTGAACTTGAATTGACCAGGGAAACCAAATCGTGTGCTATGATTTAGCATGGCATCATAGTTAAACCATGCCCCATCATTCTCGTTGACTTAGCCACATGGAATAATAATTAATAAGTAATTACTTTTTCTTGACAAGTAAGTTACATGGCCATTATGTTTTGATAACATCAACAAATATATGAGCAATTTATCATTTTagtattatttttctcaatttttaaattttagcACTATATTTTAACTCGAACAATTATGGAGTTTTACACCTATTAATGGCAAATTAGATTATGCTTGAGAACTGCTGGCTAATTATAATTAGTGAGTTTGGTAAATTGCTTATAGGACTACCCAGATAATCCAGGAACTCAGTAACCTCTAAAAAACTACAACGCAAAATCTCAAAGGACTTTCTAAAGAAATCTAGTCATCATTTTGGTAccattctaaaaaaataaaagactaaaTAAAAGAGCAAAAGAAGGAAACTTGAAGTTAAAGAGAAAAAGTCAAATTCATCTCCATGGCTTTGAGCTTTCTGAAGTGAATGTATGTCATGTGAATTAATTAAAGTCTTCACCGGTCGATTCCTGTCAATATTGACATCTTAAATCTCTTTATTAGAACCAAAGAGCAGAAAAATTCACCCAATCCTACAGAACTGCATTCCATCAACATCAGAAATAAGGAAGTACTTTTGCTACCAATTGAAGCAGTTGAAGGCATAAACCgtcatacaaaataatagaacAAATTAGACAGGTATCTGCCAAATGTACAACTAATCTCTTGAATTATACATCTATTGCATCTAAATACATGACAAGAGAGAATTACCTGACCACATGTGAGCTTACAAGCGATTGCATGGCTTGCTTCGTGAAGAAATACAGTAATGAGCTTGAAAGGTGTCAGGAGAAATGTCCTCCATAACTGTTTTGATATTTAGgacaaaaaaagaagtaaaatgaATATGCAAATTTTTTACATAAAAGGCAGACAGAGGTAAAAGAAGATTAGAAAATGCACACATGAGAACATTTGTGGACACTCTATGGTAGGTATAATAAGTAAAACGAAAATCTAGTATATCATTTGCACATGACATGGTATTGCATTTTGTTAATGCTGGCAACCTCAAAGGCTCAAACATCTTATTTTATTCCCAAGAAAACCAGCAACAGCTCACCATAACAGATGAGGTGTTATGATTATCATCAGAAGCATATCCTGTATTAAAATTTAATGGGTTCAAACCTTGCACTGAATTTATTGAATAGTTAAAATTATAGGTCCAGATCTAACATTCATTGAGTTAGTAGGTTTTTACATGTTTATCTATACTTCATGTCGAAATTTCGGGACTCAAATGAACCTATAGCCAAAAGGCTACATCCGCCTCTGATGATCATAATAGATATATCAAGGTTTGTACCACCTCGAAGAAATTTACACATACGCTTTTGAGATGAGCACAGTGTTGTAACTTATAAACATTTCTAGGAAATAGTAACTTCAGTAAATAATTTTAACAATTACAAAAGCTCAACTACATGAGGATATGGCAGTAGGTTGCCGAGCAAGTGATCCTCGATCCTAAAGGATATCTGGTCAGACATGGTGATGAACCTCAGCACTTCGATTTTCTTAAAAAATGTAGAACTAGTTTACGCTATATATGACATTGAACAAACAACAGGTGGACAAATTTTCCCATCTAACAAAAATTATTGGATTAGGATTTTGAGTTATAACTTATAAGATAACCTTTTGAACACTTTGATGACACACATCGTATCAGCCAACCAAAATTCTTGCTAAAAAGTTTCATGAATTGCCAAGTAATAGCCACCCTAAAGCCACTCTGACTTAATGAAAGAACACAAAATTCTAATCAAGTGatattatttctatattttttcaattttggaTCCTCATTTTGAGGTTTTCATCTCTTCATGCAGTGCAGGAAAAGTGAAGATTACAACTACCTATTTGAAAATCTCACGAATCATTGTATCAACGTTTATACTTACATACACACATAATGCAGACATTGATATTCATATATACGTTATGAGGAAGTGCAATGAATGGTAAAGGGGGGAGAAATGAAGACATAGGGGTGAAGGCTATGTTGACTTTAATAGCTAAATTCACTCTCTACTTTAATTTATGAAATGTGTGTCACCTTGACTATTTCATTGAATTTATACATTCTCCaaccagtgttatcaaaggcgaaaagcgcaaaaaagctctaaggtccaTTGGGGCTTTAAGCacaaagcgcaaataaagcgtgagctttaatgaaaaaaggcgcaatgggagaaaaagtaaaaatatgcatGTAGTCCAAGGCtaatcattataagcatgaataacaaatgtatagacaaagaaattgaaaaaaaattcacgataaagtgaaatatcaattgtttaaggTCGCCTTTTGAAGATtacactcattggcaaggaaaagtatgtcTTAGAGCTTTGATGCGACACAAAAGCGCCCACAAAGCGTGGCGAAGCGCTCAACGTGTTTTGAGCCttgcttcagggcttaagcgcccTTTACgcgcgcctttgacaacactgccTCCAACCAGTATGCATATCAGGTATCACTAGCCACCAAGTTTTCACCAGATGGAAAAATTCACGTAAATGTGTTGTCTATACTGGATTCAAACCCTGGTCTTCTGTGGTTTCTTTCCAGTTTCATCAACTGCTAGGCTATACCCCTGTGTGCTAGCTAAACTGTTAACTTAATAGTAGATCCTATCAACAATCCCATAAATGAGAACAGACTCCTAGACTAACCAATTCCTAATAACCACCGCTCTATCAGTAATTTCATAGGGTGTCAACCGGTAAGGACCAGAGCAGAACGACACAAAGATAGACTACACTGAGGACATAAAAACATGCTCCTCCTTTCCAAACTGAATCCTATTTTCATAATCATTTTCAGCCATTCCCTTTTACCCCTGAACATTATTTTATCATAAAATGAAGCAAGTAAAGGCCAAGAATATTATTCTGAAGCTTCGAAACTATTGACATTGTTTATACACAGCCAACTTTAAAATGTCAAAGTTTAGGCTTTAAAACGACTAATGTTTTTTTTATAATTCCCTTTGTCACTTTTCTATCAAAGAATATCAGTAATCTTGACATGAGCAGATATAAAGTACAAGCTATGGGTTCAGCAAAACCCAATAGCTTTAGCTCAGACCCTGTATGTGTTTAGTAATCTACTATATGTATAAATATCAAATCTGGAACCCAGTAACTCAAATGGTCAGTGGGAACTCATAAAGTTCAAATTCTGAATCCTTTCACTGAATCTTGAAAAATGTGCATTGCTCTCCAAGTTAGTCAGAAAAGGCAGGAACATATAACTACCAAAAGTTAGCCTAAAGCTCTTTGCTTTCAGGTTTCGATCTACTAATTAAGAGCAATATTTGATCCAAAAAGGAGCAACATACTAAAGCATAATGTAAAAACCaaaaaagtagagagagaaaagaTAGAGTTCTACGTACAACAAGAATAACAACGGTGAAGACACCAATGGTAATAAGAAAGATCTTTTGATCACGGTTACAACAATCCCTAAGTTCCCAATTCGGATTCATCCTTTTTTTTCTGCCAACCCCAATTGCTTAAACCCTACAAAGTTTCAACTTTTTCTGCTCCTACAAACAAGCTAAACCTCAATTCAAAATTAGTTGGGATCGGCTATTCAAGATTTTTGCTTCCACCAAACAGTTGAAAAATTCAGCTTTTCAAACAGAGACTTTGTTTACTGGGTTTATTCAACAACCCAGTTGGCAATTGCGCGTAACCGTTCACCACTGTAACAGTGACCGGAGAAGATTAAAACGACAGCGTTTTGTCGTTTATTTTTCAGAGATTGTTAGGTGGAGTTGTTAACTGCAAATGGATCAATCATCTCTTCTTCTTGCCTAAGTAAACACAGCAGACTTTTGTCGTTTACTCGGTCAACGTTCTTTCCTCGTTAGACCAATGTGTGATTGCCACGTGGACCGTTTTGTACACTTAGGCCCAATAGAAAGGCAACTTTATACTTTCTAATTCAAATTTTCTGGACCCCATCCAATTAAAGAAAGGGAAGGAAAGGTACACGGAGTTTGAATGCTCATATGATCATCTAATTACCGGAAATTGTATAATAAAgttattttgttaaaaaaatctatctatatataaatataaagtaattctGCCTACGTGTCACCTCTCACTGTCCAAGAATATCAATTATCTCCATTCTCCTTTTTTCCAAATTCTTCCTTTTAAGTGCTCtatcaaaaattctaaaattaccTTTTATAATAATAAATCCTAATAATTGTGGCTCTTCACACGTCACTTCACTTCCTCTTCCGTTACAGCACCTCCTTCAACCgtttcttcctcttctttcgCCAGTTAAATACCCATCTCTCCTTTCGTTCTCTCCGTCGGCCAACGTAAATCTCCTTTGGATTTCAATTGCTTGATTCTtcctctatttttatgtatttatgcagatatttaaattaattacgTATGTTGTAAATTTTGAGCAAATTGATTCCGACTTTTTGTATCTTCCTATAGTTTATTTGTATTGTATTGATTAGCTTTGCTTTCTTTGTTAGTGTTTACAGGTTGGTTTCAAATAATGGTGCTCTGGAAGAATCAAACTTAATTCTTTTTTATAACCTATAATGAGATATGCTCAAGTGAGAATACACAGGCTTTTGAAGGTGCCGGGAGTTTCAAGTGATGAAGGCAAAAAATTGATGAATTACATTCTTAGTTTAATCTTTTTTGCTGGTATTGTGACTATTGTTTCGAATTTATTTTGAACAGGAAAGATCTCTTCGGATAAAGTATGGTGAAgttgaagaaaacaaaaattgcCAACTCGAGAACAACTGTTACACATGCACTGTTTCAccgaaattttttctttttattgttgtGATGTTGTGCTTTTACTCACTGTGCCACTAAGTTTTTACAAGAAAATTTTTCGTATTTCTTGTGATGTGTGTTTTTCTGTTTGTTTAAACTTCTTGACTGTTGCTTGAGTTTAGGCTTATTTTCCAACATCTGAAAGTACTACTCTCTTTCAAATCATATTCTAGCTAATGTGTTTGCAGTGAACCATCTATCGATAATGTCTAAGGTGTATGTGCATCTTCATCACTGTTTCTTAAGGTCATAATTTTTCTTCCATGACAACATATCTTAAAGCTATTAGATAACTAGTGAAGCATATCAAATTGTGAAtgttgatcggtacggagaatACGGAGTTTTTGCAGGTTGAGAATTATGGTTATTGCTGAATTAAAGCCAAACAAGCAACACTACTGAAATGTGAAAGAGAAGGAAATAGTGGGTGGTAGAAGCAGAATTCCTCGAAGCTTTCATTAGTGCAATGCCTATGtttcaaattctcattttcttaagttattatttGCAATGTTTTTGTTTCTTAAATAGGAGTAGTATAATATTATAAGTACTCTAATTTTCAACACTTCTTCTATTTAGTATAAAGTGTATGAGTAAAAATTTTTCTTCAAATGTTCAGTTTTGAAGGGTTCAAATGATGTTTTTTCCTTCAGAAGATACTTATATTAGTTTCTGCTGCAAAAGGCCATGACCAATATAAACCTTCAGATTGTAAGATTGAAAAGTCGTTTCATCTGGATGAAGCTAAGGTTCATATTTCAATTTTTGGCTTTTATTTCAAGTGCCTAAAGGTAAGTTTTAACTTATATGCACTATCATTAAAAGTTTAAAAGACTATGTTTCAGGAACAATTGTAATTTACCTGTTGTAATGAGTTATTTACCTGTTATAATAATTTATGGTAGATCACCGAAAGATGATTGATTAATATAAATTGATTCTTTATAAGAAATAGTAaactttttttgaaaattttcttattGCGCGCGGGTTAATTGACTAATTGTCGTATAAAATACGGTCAGACCAATAAGGGTAGTACACAGTAGTGAATGAAAGAATTTGGGACAAACTGAACCAAGAGGAAAGTTTGAAGGAAAAAAGCAAAGGAGTTATGAATAAGGCGGTTGCATGACGTACGTGTCACAATATTTCCACAGCCACCGCTTTCCAACTTGAATTAACACAAATATTTCGCATATATTGTTCTGTTCGTTCCCAAAAGTAAAAAAATAGTTCAGCAAATCAACAATAATTTGTTCTCGTTATTTTATAATATTAGCCGAAAAATGATATATCCGACACCATTTAATGACATGGCAAGTCCTGGTTGAAGCAAAAACTTAAAGACATTAAGAAACTACAAATTTTAACCATCCTGGAATCAAAATCGGAGGAAGTGTACAGTTAGCCATCAATTAGAGATGTCTTTACTTTTTAAtcactatttaaaatatatttactctttaataatACTTAATAAATTTTTATCCGCCTAGACGAAAATATTCCTGTGCTAGATATgggtgttgtgtaaatattaaggacatggtgtccttaacttcacgaATGCTATGTAAATATAAGTACAAAGTATCATGCATTTGCACCTTtcattgttaaactttaggacatcatatcattaacttcatatgtgcagtgtataTATTAATAACTTGTATTTGtaccttctgttgttaaactttaggacctcatgtctttaacttcatatgtgcaatgTAAACGTTAAgaacatggtgtccttaacttcatgtttGCAGAGTAAaaggtgtccttaactttatgagtgttgtgtaaatattaaggacatgttGTCTTTAACTTCATAAtgttgtataaatattaaggacaaagtgtcctgtatttgcaccttccgttgttaaactttaggacatcatgtcattaacttcatatgtgcagtgtaactGTTAAGGACATAGCATTCATAACTttatgtgtgcagtgtaaatgttaaggacaccatatccttaatatttacacaacactcatgaagaaaggataaaaatgtattttcgtattaattttaatagaatagtgactatttttgctcaacattaaaAATACTGAATAAAAACTAAATACCATGTTAAAAAGTGGCTATCCAATACTATTTTACACCAAAACCACTTATATGGGTCAGGTAGCTTTAACAGAAGAtccacttttattttttaataaaaaaataaagcttcttct
This window encodes:
- the LOC107791658 gene encoding uncharacterized protein LOC107791658, which encodes MNPNWELRDCCNRDQKIFLITIGVFTVVILVLWRTFLLTPFKLITVFLHEASHAIACKLTCGQVEGMQVHANEGGVTQTRGGVYWLILPAGYLGSSFGGMVLILASTNLLTAKIAAGCFIAALFIVLFIAKNWTLRGLCIGFIIFIAVIWVLQELTKVRILRYVILFIGVMNSLFSVYDIYDDLISRRVHSSDAEKFAELCPCPCNGVGWGVIWGMISFIFLCGAMYLGLVILS